A region of the Verrucomicrobiia bacterium genome:
GGCCTTGCCGGTCGTGATGTGGTGGTGCGTGTGCGCGTCGACGTCCGGATTCACGCGCAGCGAAACGCGCGCCGTCTTTTTCATTTTCCTGGCGATGGCATTGATCAGGTCCAGCTCCGGCGCGGACTCGACATTGAAAAACAGGATGCCGTAAGCCAGCGCCGCTTCGATTTCTTCCGGCGACTTTCCCACACCTGCGAACACGATCTTCTCCGGGGCGCAGCCCACGCGCTTGGCGCGCGCGAGTTCTCCGCCGGAAACAATGTCCAGGCCCGCGCCTTTTTTGATCACGGCCTTCAGGATCGCTAGATTGGAATTGGCCTTCATCGAATAGCAGATGAGCGGCTTCACGGAGGCAAAGGCCTTCTGGATCTTCGTGATGTGGTCCGTGAAGGTCTTGTAGCTGTAGATGTAAGCGGGCGTTCCCGTCTTTTTGACGATGTCCGCCACCTTCACATTTTCGCAGTAAAGTTCGTTGCCTTCGTATCTGAAATCGTGCATGGATATTCCCCTGATTATTTTTTCTTGAGGCGCAGGCCCAGCGCCGTGGCCCAGCGGCCGAGCTCCCGGGACACGTTCGCCGGATGCGTGCTCCCGACGGTCTTTTTGGACCGGACGGAAACCGAGGCATCGAAAATTTTGTAAACGTCTTTGTCGAAGACCGGTGTGAACGACCGGAACTCCTGCAGCTCGAGCTCACCCAGATTTTTCTCCTCGGCCGAGGCATGCGCAACCATTTGACCAACAAGGCTATGCGCCTCGCTGAACGCCATGCCTTTGCGCACGAGGTATTCCAAGATGTCGGTCGAGAAGATCGCGTCGTCCTGCACCGAGCGCTGCAGCGCGGCCGGGACGAATTTCACGCTCGCCACCGTGAGCGCGAGAAGCTCCAGCGTGAGGACGGTCTTGGCCAGCGCGTCGAACAGCTGCGGCTTGTCTTCCTGAAGGTCGCGGTTATAAGCAAGCGGCAAGCCTTTCTGGATGACGAGCAGCGCCTGGAGATAGCCAAAAATCACGCCGCTCCGTCCCCGCGTCAATTCGAAGATGTCCGGGTTTTTCTTCTGCGGCATCAGGCTCGAACCCGTAGCGAACTGGTCGTCCAGCTCGATGTAGCCGAACGGTTCCGAATTCCAGAGGATGAAATCCTCCGAAAGCCGTGAGAGATGCATCCATAAAATGGAAAGCGCGGCGAGCGTTTCGGTGATGAATCCCCG
Encoded here:
- the lysA gene encoding diaminopimelate decarboxylase, whose translation is MHDFRYEGNELYCENVKVADIVKKTGTPAYIYSYKTFTDHITKIQKAFASVKPLICYSMKANSNLAILKAVIKKGAGLDIVSGGELARAKRVGCAPEKIVFAGVGKSPEEIEAALAYGILFFNVESAPELDLINAIARKMKKTARVSLRVNPDVDAHTHHHITTGKAESKFGIDMETARGILARNKQYANISFCAIHVHIGSQILSPEPFFLAFKKVLKFVDQVEKSYKLKIDYLNLGGGLGAVYRDEKPQTAEQYAKKILPLFKGRKFRLVFEPGRFVSANGGILVGKVLYIKQTNV